The Arachis hypogaea cultivar Tifrunner chromosome 14, arahy.Tifrunner.gnm2.J5K5, whole genome shotgun sequence genome has a segment encoding these proteins:
- the LOC112798069 gene encoding histone-lysine N-methyltransferase ATX2-like: protein MAFLPQPRESAEPEDCEETIVTTATAATTARAIAAAEEDNGTIDVHTTRGATIRYLPLDHLYSATSPCSGSSNVMSKKVKARKLTPHFHQNDDVSAKTTNCNNNGDDDAENVSTDSSVVAVPPNDVDSNDDKPPLIFVYSRRRKRGGSDSTTASFYNSLSGRAGKDPAERVAAKKRKIGTTELEKLGVDLGALGVLDNGPRLRECRISNNDGGGGGVSVEKLVSESRTVKRWVGLSFDNADPEAFIGLRCKVFWPMDIKWYAGHVKGYDIETKIHHVKYDDGEEENLILSNENVKFHISREEMKRLNLSYGKVRDSNVSDCDVEEMLAMAASLNDCQQFEPGDIVWAKLTGHAMWPAVVLDESLARKCKGLNTLGGNSVPVQFFGTHDFARVRLQQVKSFLSGLLTELYTKCNKTSFFDSMEEAKRYLNEQKLPSEMLALQKGCTADDRKNVTGEDGQCTDSGEDSLSDKEPSIALENIKFPLEVGDLQIISLGKVVEDSSSFCDGKSIWPEGYTAVRKFTSVTDAKVSAAYKMEVLRDPESKERPLFRVTVDGGEQFNNHTPSACWTQIYQRINKLERDGSEASVAEDRVESGYESGTDMFGFSNPEVAKLIQGLSKSKVSSKKSSLKLGSRRYNDLPVGYRPVHINWFDLDKCNVCHMDEEYETNLFLQCDKCRMMVHARCYGELESVNGVLWLCNLCRSGDPPPPCCLCPLIGGAMKPTTDGRWAHLACAMWIPETCLADVKKMEPIDGLNRISKDRWKLLCSICGVSYGACIQCSNNSCRVAYHPLCARAAGLCVELENEDRLYLLSVDDDEEQCIRLLSFCKKHRQPSNEHSVANERIVRAAGPCSDYEPPPNPSGCARSEPYDYFGRRGRKEPEVLAAASSKRLFVENQPYLVGGYCQHGLSNELEPSGRGVFPQVHRLRTSLGDDSGDILSISEKYKYMRKTFRKRLAFGKSRIHGFGIFAKHPYKGGDMVIEYTGELVRPPIADRRERFIYNSLVGAGTYMFRVNDERVIDATRAGSIAHLINHSCAPNCYSRVINANGDEHIIIFAKRDIKQWEELTYDYRFFSIDERLSCYCGFPKCRGIVNDTEAEERATALYAPRNELIDWRGE, encoded by the exons ATGGCATTCCTTCCACAACCACGTGAATCAGCAGAACCCGAAGATTGCGAAGAAACCATTGTCACAACCGCAACAGCGGCAACTACAGCTAGAGCAATAGCAGCAGCAGAAGAAGATAACGGAACCATCGACGTTCATACAACAAGAGGCGCAACCATAAGGTACCTTCCATTGGATCATCTCTACTCTGCCACGTCACCCTGCAGTGGCTCCTCCAACGTCATGTCCAAGAAAGTTAAGGCTCGCAAGCTCACACCGCATTTTCACCAAAACGACGACGTTAGCGCCAAAACGACGAACTGCAACAACAacggtgatgatgatgctgagaATGTTTCTACTGATAGTTCTGTTGTTGCTGTCCCGCCGAATGATGTTGACAGCAATGATGATAAGCCACCGCTAATTTTTGTTTACTCTCGGCGGCGAAAGAGGGGTGGTTCTGATTCTACTACTGCGTCGTTTTACAATTCACTATCGGGTCGGGCTGGGAAGGACCCGGCGGAAAGGGTGGCTGCGAAGAAGAGGAAGATTGGGACCACCGAGCTGGAGAAATTGGGAGTGGATTTGGGCGCGTTGGGAGTGCTTGACAACGGGCCTAGATTGAGAGAATGCCGCATTAGTAATaacgatggtggtggtggtggcgttTCAGTGGAGAAGTTGGTATCTGAATCTCGTACAGTGAAGAGATGGGTTGG GTTGAGTTTTGATAATGCTGACCCTGAGGCGTTCATTGGGTTGCGATGCAAG GTGTTTTGGCCAATGGATATAAAATGGTACGCTGGCCATGTCAAAGGTTATGATATCGAAACTAAGATACACCAT GTTAAATATGATGATGGCGAGGAAGAAAATTTAATTCTTTCAAATGAAAATGTGAAATTTCATATCTCCCGCGAGGAGATGAAGCGCTTGAATTTGAGTTATGGCAAAGTTCGTGACAGTAATGTCTCTGATTGTGATGTTGAAGAGATGCTTGCGATGGCTGCAAGTTTGAATGATTGTCAACAATTTGAACCTGGAGACATCGTATGGGCTAAGCTAACAG GCCATGCAATGTGGCCAGCTGTTGTTCTGGATGAATCACTTGCACGCAAGTGCAAGGGTTTGAATACATTGGGAGGAAACTCAGTTCCTGTCCAGTTTTTTGGCACCCATGACTTTGCAAG GGTTAGACTGCAGCAGGTGAAATCGTTCCTAAGTGGACTTCTTACTGAACTATACACAAAGTGCAACAAAACCAGTTTCTTTGACAGTATGGAAGAGGCAAAGAG GTATTTAAATGAACAGAAACTTCCCTCAGAGATGCTAGCGTTGCAAAAAGGATGTACAGCTGATGACCGTAAAAATGTAACTGGAGAGGATGGACAGTGTACAGATTCAGGAGAAGATTCTTTGAGTGACAAAGAGCCTTCCATAGCACTGGAAAACATTAAATTTCCCTTAGAAGTAGGAGACCTACAAATTATAAGCCTTG GGAAAGTAGTTGAAGATTCTTCATCTTTCTGTGATGGAAAATCCATCTGGCCTGAAGGGTACACTGCAGTGAGGAAGTTTACTTCAGTCACTG ATGCTAAAGTATCTGCTGCTTATAAAATGGAGGTCCTGAGAGATCCAGAGTCCAAAGAACGACCTCTATTTAGAGTGACAGTTGATGGTGGTGAGCAG TTCAACAATCATACACCATCAGCTTGCTGGACCCAAATATACCAAAGGATAAATAAATTAGAAAGGGATGGTTCTGAAGCTTCTGTTGCGGAAGATAGGGTAGAAAGCGGATATGAATCTGGGACTGATATGTTTGGTTTCTCCAATCCTGAAGTGGCTAAACTAATACAG GGATTATCCAAATCCAAAGTTTCTTCAAAGAAATCAAGTTTGAAGTTAGGTTCCAGAAGATATAATGACCTACCTGTTGGTTATAGGCCGGTTCatattaattggtttgatcttgaTAAGTGCAATGTCTGCCACATGGATGAG GAGTACGAGACCAATCTGTTTCTGCAGTGTGACAAATGCAGGATGATG GTGCATGCTAGATGCTATGGAGAACTGGAATCTGTTAATGGAGTGCTATGGTTGTGCAACTTATGTCGATCGGGTGATCCTCCACCACCTTGTTGCTTATGTCCACTAATAG GAGGGGCAATGAAGCCTACAACAGATGGCCGATGGGCACATTTGGCTTGTGCTATGTGGATACCTG AGACTTGCTTAGCTGATGTCAAAAAGATGGAACCTATTGATGGTTTGAACAGAATCAGTAAG GACCGCTGGAAGTTGTTATGTAGCATATGTGGTGTATCTTATGGTGCTTGCATCCAA TGTTCAAACAATTCTTGCCGAGTAGCATATCATCCACTTTGTGCTCGTGCTGCTGGTCTTTGTGTTGAG cTTGAGAATGAGGACAGGCTCTATCTACTttctgttgatgatgatgaagagcaGTGCATTCGACTGCTTTCTTTTTGCAAGAAACATAGGCAGCCATCTAATGAACATTCTGTTGCCAATGAACGAATTGTTCGAGCTGCGGGTCCATGTTCTGACTATGAACCACCACCCAACCCATCTGGATGTGCTCGAAGTG AACCATATGATTATTTTGGCAGGAGAGGACGGAAAGAACCTGAAGTTCTTGCAGCTGCATCGTCAAAACGTTTGTTTGTTGAGAACCAACCATACCTAGTAGGTGGGTACTGCCAGCATGGGTTGTCTAATGAGCTAGAACCTTCTGGCAGAGGAGTCTTCCCCCAAGTACATAGGCTGAGGACCTCTTTGGGTGATGATTCGGGTGACATACTTTCTATTTCAGAGAAATACAAGTACATGAGGAAAACTTTTCGCAAACGGCTAGCATTTG GGAAATCAAGAATTCATGGATTTGGCATATTTGCAAAGCATCCATATAAAGGTGGAGACATG GTGATTGAATACACTGGTGAACTTGTTAGGCCTCCCATAGCTGACCGGAGAGAGCGCTTCATATACAATTCTTTGGTG GGTGCTGGAACATACATGTTCCGGGTTAATGATGAACGAGTCATTGATGCCACTAGAGCAGGAAGCATAGCTCATTTAATTAATCATTCTTGTGCA CCGAATTGCTATTCGCGAGTTATTAATGCTAATGGGGATGAGCATATTATAATATTTGCAAAGAGGGACATTAAACAATGGGAAGAGCTTACATATGATTATAG ATTTTTCTCAATTGATGAGCGGCTTTCTTGTTACTGTGGTTTCCCAAAATGCCGAGGTATAGTTAACGATACTGAGGCAGAAGAGCGAGCTACTGCTCTGTATGCACCTCGGAACGAGTTGATAGATTGGAGAGGAGAATGA
- the LOC140178790 gene encoding uncharacterized protein has translation MGGFFFLYGQGGCGKIFLWSTISCSIRSKGGKSSCKVNIQAKAKLITWDEAPMISKYYYEALDKCLRDILRCSDSYNAHLPFGGKVVVLGGDFRQILPVILRDSRQDIIQSSINSSYLWHNCKVLKLTKNTRLSLGENNNIQELRNFAEWLLKIGDGLAGDTTDGESIVYIPSDILIKNSETVLDDLIDFVYPNMLSNLSVEIYFKDRAILAPTLDFCVTDVNNKMIAGLPGQEIVYLSSNSVCAEEGNMELELDAFSPEILNGINCSGLPPHKLVLKVGVPVMLLRNIDQTNGLCNGTRMQVRRMGNHVIECKTLTGNKVRSIVLIPRVNLIPNNETLPVRFQRRQFPIIMSFAMIINKSHGQTLLKLPRPVFIHGQLYVTLSRVTSKDDLRVLLQDHGHLEDNCMMNVVCGRVGFELIVVVVVHSWLSNSLC, from the exons ATGGGTGGATTTTTCTTCTTGTACGGTCAAGGTGGTTgtggaaaaatatttttatggtcAACTATATCATGCTCAATTAGGTCTAAAGGAG GGAAGTCCTCTTGCAAGGTTAATATCCAAGCTAAGGCCAAATTAATCACATGGGATGAAGCTCCAATGATAAGTAAGTATTATTACGAAGCTTTAGATAAATGCCTCAGAGACATCTTAAGGTGCTCAGATTCGTATAATGCTCATTTGCCATTTGGAGGTAAGGTTGTTGTTCTCGGAGGAGATTTTAGACAAATTTTACCTGTAATTCTCAGAGACTCAAGGCAAGATATAATTCAGTCTTCTATTAATTCTTCATATTTGTGGCATAACTGTAAGGTTTTGAAGCTTACAAAAAACACGAGATTGTCACTAGGTGAAAACAACAATATACAAGAACTCAGAAATTTTGcagaatggctactcaaaattggTGATGGTTTGGCTGGTGATACAACAGATGGTGAATCGATCGTTTATATACCATCTGACATTTTGATTAAGAACTCTGAGACAGTTTTGGATGACCTCATTGATTTCGTGTATCCAAATATGTTATCCAATTTATCCGTTGAAATTTATTTCAAGGATAGAGCAATTCTTGCACCAACTTTGGATTTTTGTGTCACTGATGTCAACAACAAGATGATTGCAGGGCTACCTGGACAAGAAATAGTCTACTTAAGTTCAAACTCTGTGTGTGCTGAAGAGGGAAATATGGAACTTGAGTTAGATGCTTTCTCGCCGGAGATTCTAAATGGAATAAATTGTTCAGGTCTACCACCACACAAGTTGGTTCTGAAGGTTGGCGTTCCTGTTATGTTGCTACGGAATATAGACCAAACTAATGGTTTGTGCAATGGAACGAGGATGCAAGTTAGAAGAATGGGAAACCATGTGATAGAATGCAAGACTTTAACTGGTAACAAAGTTAGAAGTATTGTTCTTATCCCAAGAGTGAATCTAATTCCAAATAATGAAACATTGCCGGTCAGGTTTCAAAGAAGACAATTCCCAATTATCATGTCATTTGCAATGATAATAAATAAGTCCCATGGACAAACTCTATTGAAACTTCCAAGGCCAGTTTTCATCCATGGTCAATTGTATGTTACGTTATCAAGGGTAACGAGTAAAGATGATCTGCGAGTGTTGTTGCAAGATCATGGACACTTGGAAGATAACTGCATGATGAATGTg GTGTGTGGAAGGGTAGGGTTTGAACTGATTGTAGTTGTTGTTGTTCATAGTTGGTTGAGTAACTCCCTGTGTTGA
- the LOC112798071 gene encoding WD repeat-containing protein VIP3-like, giving the protein MKLAGIKSVENAHDDSIWAATWLPSTASRPPLLLTGSLDETVRMWRSDELVLERSNTCHCLGVASVAAHPLGSIAASSSLDSFVRVFDVDSNATIATLEAPPSEVWQMRFDPKGAVLAVAGGGSASVKLWDTNTWELVATLSIPRPEGSKPTDKSGSKKFVLSVAWSPDGKRLACGSMDGTISVFDVQRGKFLHHLEGHYMPVRSLVYSPYDPRLLFTASDDTNVHMYDAEGKALVGNMSGHASWVLCVDVSPDGAAIATGSSDKTVRLWDLAMRASVQTMSNHTDQVWGVAFRPDGRGGRLASVSDDKSVSLYDYS; this is encoded by the exons ATGAAACTGGCGGGGATCAAATCGGTAGAGAACGCTCACGATGATTCCATTTGGGCTGCCACGTGGCTCCCCTCAACCGCCTCCCGACCGCCGCTTCTCCTCACTGGCTCTCTGGACGAGACTGTCAGGATGTGGCGCTCTGACGAGCTCGTTCTTGAGCGCAGCAACACGTGTCACTGCCTTGGTGTAGCCTCAGTTGCCGCTCACCCCCTCGGCTCCATCGCCGCCTCCTCTTCGCTAGATAGCTTCGTTAGGGTCTTTGATGTTGATTCCAATGCCACAATTGCTACTCTCGAGGCTCCTCCTTCTGAAGTCTGGCAAATGCGCTTCGACCCTAAG GGTGCTGTTTTAGCCGTTGCTGGTGGAGGTAGTGCGTCGGTCAAGCTTTGGGACACTAACACATGGGAACTCGTTGCTACTTTATCAATTCCTCGTCCAGAAGGATCCAAACCCACGGACAAAAGTGGCAGTAAGAAGTTTGTCCTATCAGTTGCTTGGAGCCCTGATGGCAAGCGGCTCGCTTGTGGCTCAATGGATGGCACGATTTCTGTCTTTGATGTTCAGCGTGGCAAATTTTTACACCACCTTGAGGGTCACTACATGCCAGTACGGTCTCTTGTTTATTCTCCTTACGATCCAAGGCTACTATTTACAGCCTCAGACGACACTAATGTCCACATGTATGATGCTGAGGGGAAAGCTTTAGTTGGCAACATGTCGGGTCATGCTAGCTGGGTATTGTGTGTTGATGTGAGCCCAGACGGGGCTGCCATTGCTACAGGTTCGAGCGATAAAACTGTAAGACTATGGGATCTTGCCATGAGGGCGTCCGTGCAGACAATGAGCAACCATACAGATCAAGTGTGGGGAGTAGCATTTAGACCGGATGGACGAGGTGGTCGCCTTGCTAGTGTATCGGATGATAAGAGCGTATCCTTGTACGATTACTCCTGA